In a single window of the Dreissena polymorpha isolate Duluth1 chromosome 3, UMN_Dpol_1.0, whole genome shotgun sequence genome:
- the LOC127875411 gene encoding uncharacterized protein LOC127875411, whose translation MNKKKCMFAKPEVDYVGHKLTGDGIKPTDQRVKAIADMREPESFSELETVLGMLSYVSKFIPNLSELNAPLRDMKRLETWSWGDEAKRAFNKIKEANVSTKVLQYYDLKKPVTLTVDAA comes from the coding sequence ATGAATAAGAAAAAGTGTATGTTTGCCAAGCCGGAAGTGGACTATGTAGGTCACAAACTGACTGGAGACGGAATTAAACCGACAGATCAAAGAGTGAAGGCGATAGCAGACATGAGAGAGCCAGAAAGCTTCAGTGAGCTGGAAACTGTGTTAGGCATGTTATCGTATGTGTCTAAGTTCATCCCAAATCTCAGTGAGTTGAATGCACCACTGCGCGATATGAAAAGGCTAGAAACGTGGAGCTGGGGTGACGAAGCGAAACGCgcgttcaataaaataaaagaagctAATGTTTCAACAAAAGTACTTCAGTACTACGACTTGAAAAAACCTGTCACACTCACAGTAGACGCCGCATGA